A single region of the Salvia hispanica cultivar TCC Black 2014 unplaced genomic scaffold, UniMelb_Shisp_WGS_1.0 HiC_scaffold_1476, whole genome shotgun sequence genome encodes:
- the LOC125198446 gene encoding uncharacterized protein LOC125198446 translates to MGDGKNHSMWGHLPLLVRASSKESVEYILQALWRTRLTGLDATDRRIFRDILQLSDDSDLDPLLVCLRVLIRRCVYDNVNKDEIHKLFPAEVLPELQRLLTLLLQKFQREWRQDISKDQFILPRQKSMTWNMANQSGEQTGPAAVMNLQLHSDAQPGMGERDVKFLLAKDTMEMMLKSMYSIRDELSEPDETP, encoded by the exons ATGGGAGATGGAAAGAATCACAGTATGTGGGGTCATCTACCGCTACTGGTGAGAGCTAGCTCCAAGGAATCCGTGGAATACATACTCCAAGCTCTCTGGCGCACCCGACTCACCGGTCTCGACGCCACCGACCGTCGAATCTTTCGCGATATTCTTCAACTCTCCGACGACTCCGACCTCGACCCC CTATTAGTGTGTCTACGAGTATTGATCCGGAGGTGTGTTTATGACAATGTTAATAAAGACGAGATTCATAAATTGTTCCCTGCTGAAGTTCTGCCCGAACTGCAAAGACTATTGACACTTCTACTGCAAAAATTCCAAAGGGAGTGGCGACAGGATATTTCAAAAGACCAG TTCATCTTGCCCCGGCAAAAGTCAATGACCTGGAACATGGCAAATCAAAGTGGGGAACAAACAGGGCCTGCTGCAGTTATGAACTTGCAG CTTCACAGTGATGCTCAACCAGGTATGGGTGAACGAGACGTTAAATTCCTATTGGCGAAAGACACTATGGAAATGATGTTGAAGTCCATGTACAGTATACGAGACGAGCTATCTGAACCT GACGAAACTCCATAA
- the LOC125198445 gene encoding uncharacterized protein LOC125198445 — protein sequence MTLREESARKRHGNINAKTMCKIDHLKEVALWAADASVPSLAAYFGERLSATNEALGVRGDPALFVCERCESILQPGNNCSVRIENNKSKGRHRRKRSKIIVQNNIVYRCHFCSHQNTMRGTPNGYVKEIRPPKPKPAPGLKKVRENHPSSENATTTVECSGLLPLDGQDLEGSSLATPLSKSGLSLLDSKRRKRNRPGAKKADEPQISLGAADTEKSTQASSKRRKRTWTSLKEIAESSGQDVGKKFTNSSVPFSI from the exons ATGACGCTGAGAGAAGAATCGGCTCGTAAAAGACACGGCAACATAAATGCCAAAACCATGTGCAAGATCGACCATCTGAAAGAAGTAGCATTGTGGGCGGCCGATGCCTCTGTTCCTTCCCTCGCCGCTTACTTCGGGGAGCGCCTCTCTGCCACCAACGAAGCACTGGGTGTTCGGGGCGACCCTGCTTTATTTGTCTGCGAAAG ATGTGAATCTATTCTGCAACCCGGTAACAATTGCAGTGTTCGGATTGAGAATAACAAGTCAAAAGGGAGGCATAGGCGAAAGAGATCGAAGATTATAGTGCAGAACAATATTGTTTACAGATGTCACTTTTGTTCTCATCAAAATACGATGAGAGGAACACCGAATGGCTATGTCAAAGAGATACGTCCGCCAAAGCCTAAACCAGCACCGGGCTTAAAGAAAGTGCGGGAGAACCACCCTAGCTCGGAAAACGCTACAACTACTGTCGAGTGCAGTGGTTTGTTGCCTTTAGATGGACAGGATCTTGAAGGAAGCTCTCTGGCCACTCCACTGTCGAAAAGTGGTCTTTCTTTATTGGATTCAAAGCGGAGGAAAAGAAATAGACCCGGTGCAAAGAAAGCCGATGAACCTCAAATCAGCCTGGGTGCAGCAGATACGGAGAAGAGCACTCAAGCTTCGAGTAAGAGAAGGAAGAGGACGTGGACGAGTCTGAAGGAGATTGCTGAGAGTAGTGGCCAAGATGTTGGCAAGAAATTCACAAACTCATCTGTACCATTCTCTATTTAA